A single region of the Triticum dicoccoides isolate Atlit2015 ecotype Zavitan chromosome 2B, WEW_v2.0, whole genome shotgun sequence genome encodes:
- the LOC119367778 gene encoding uncharacterized protein LOC119367778, which translates to MAANYYWGMWGAATTSSTAATCPAPASAAEPSWEEQAFARDAAGHLGAGCVWPPRSYTCTFCRREFRSAQALGGHMNVHRRDRARLRQCASPPDHQAQPQPTSPHDHHEHLQPGMQYRAAVRPESPQDQQASMIGPSTTSPSYISSIIKESRNKVFISMPAEEASESGDEGERRKRRRVDQPPAVALPFFLRRSPASSEREGMQGADGGDTKVPKAAPSPSLLLLGVGRQEVDLELRLGTS; encoded by the coding sequence ATGGCTGCCAACTACTACTGGGGTATGTGGGGCGCCGCCACAACCAGTAGTACAGCTGCTACCTGCCCGGCGCCGGCGTCAGCAGCTGAGCCGTCTTGGGAGGAGCAGGCGTTCGCGCGGGACGCCGCGGGCCACCTTGGTGCCGGCTGCGTGTGGCCGCCGCGCTCCTACACCTGCACCTTCTGCCGCCGAGAGTTCCGGTCTGCGCAAGCGCTCGGCGGCCACATGAACGTGCACCGCCGCGACCGAGCTCGTCTCCGGCAGTGCGCCTCCCCGCCAGACCATCAAGCACAGCCCCAGCCCACAAGCCCTCATGATCATCATGAGCACCTTCAGCCAGGGATGCAGTATAGGGCGGCAGTGCGCCCTGAATCTCCACAGGATCAGCAGGCCAGCATGATAGGCCCCTCTACTACCTCTCCTTCCTATATATCAAGCATCATCAAAGAGAGCAGGAACAAGGTGTTCATCTCCATGCCTGCTGAGGAAGCCTCAGAAAGCGGCGATGAGGGGGAAAGGAGGAAGCGCAGGCGTGTCGATCAGCCTCCAGCGGTGGCGCTACCGTTCTTCCTGCGGCGGTCACCAGCATCAAGTGAAAGAGAGGGAATGCAAGGAGCTGACGGCGGTGATACAAAGGTACCCAAAGCAGCCCCAAGCCCTagccttctccttcttggagtAGGCCGGCAAGAAGTGGATCTAGAGCTTAGGCTTGGGACTAGCTAG